Proteins co-encoded in one Spirosoma endbachense genomic window:
- a CDS encoding serine hydrolase, protein MALLTYRPIGLTVILLCLSGLGVVAVCQSRTTLDQLRQQINQELAKQSGVFAVAFKDLSTGQELFIREHDVFHAASTMKTPVMIEVYKQVAQKRLSLADSIPIKTEFKSIVDGSSYSLKAQTDSDTNIYKEVGTKRTLASLVYDMIILSSNLATNLVIEQADAQKVTQTMRELGAKDIQVRRGVEDSKAFEQGLNNTTTAYDLMVIFEKIATGQAVNPEASKAMIDILLDQRFMSKIPAKLPKEVKVAHKTGSIKGVSHDSGIVFLPDGRQYVLVLLSKDLKNDQAADNTLATVSELIYLYVKG, encoded by the coding sequence ATGGCGCTTTTGACTTACCGGCCTATCGGGCTGACGGTTATTTTATTGTGTTTATCGGGGTTGGGAGTGGTTGCTGTTTGCCAGTCCAGAACAACGCTCGATCAATTGCGGCAACAAATCAATCAGGAGCTGGCGAAGCAGAGTGGTGTCTTTGCCGTTGCTTTTAAAGACTTAAGTACGGGCCAGGAACTCTTCATTCGGGAACACGATGTCTTTCATGCCGCCAGTACCATGAAAACACCCGTCATGATCGAGGTCTATAAGCAAGTGGCGCAGAAACGGTTGTCGTTAGCTGACTCTATCCCCATAAAAACCGAGTTTAAAAGTATTGTCGATGGGAGTTCGTACAGCCTGAAAGCGCAGACGGATAGTGATACCAACATTTATAAGGAAGTCGGAACGAAACGGACGCTGGCGTCGCTGGTTTACGACATGATTATTCTGAGCAGTAACCTGGCGACAAACCTGGTTATTGAACAGGCAGATGCCCAAAAAGTAACGCAAACGATGCGTGAATTGGGGGCAAAAGACATACAGGTCCGGCGCGGTGTTGAAGATTCGAAAGCCTTTGAACAGGGGCTTAACAACACAACAACGGCCTACGATCTGATGGTGATTTTTGAGAAAATCGCTACCGGTCAGGCGGTCAATCCGGAAGCGTCAAAAGCAATGATTGACATACTGCTCGACCAGCGCTTTATGTCGAAGATTCCGGCCAAACTACCGAAAGAGGTCAAGGTTGCGCATAAAACAGGTTCCATCAAGGGTGTTTCCCATGACTCTGGCATTGTTTTCCTGCCCGATGGCCGCCAATACGTCTTGGTACTTTTATCGAAAGATCTCAAAAACGATCAGGCTGCCGATAATACACTGGCAACGGTTTCGGAGTTGATTTACCTCTATGTGAAAGGGTAA
- a CDS encoding efflux transporter outer membrane subunit — protein MNKSIMYSFLRSVLRFVAVVTPIYCYTAKAQTAPLNAPGGSVTVQPGSAPTGTAAPAMSSVTAPDPNAPVPALTISGFKRFGDPMLESLIQLGLENSPNLKAALSRLEESRIRVKVAQSFLSPSLRSSLLATTQSLSEHRPLSVATAAPDQVPRFQLNTLQLLPIDASYELDLFKRIRSSIAVADLQAQASDADYQSFRLTLASDIARTYMLIRGNDAEQAVFRRNIQSRDTTLSIIRERFRVGLINQIDVQRAETDYATLQVTLKGLERARTELVNGLAQLCAQDPTQFSIPAGTLPATVPTYPYAAVQVDQLQRRPDLLQFTRQNQIAAAQVTLQQASTLPRVTLVGSGGVLSGRLGPWFTPSSATYIVGVNASVPLYEGHRARQNILLSKQLTQTSQQTYLQALQLAQRDAETALDNLTLLRQQIDLQGQTLTLARRTEQYNRELYVRGLATYLEVLDAQRTILTTEQQLVQLRSQETQYAVALLRAVGGDW, from the coding sequence ATGAATAAAAGTATAATGTATAGTTTTTTGCGGTCGGTACTCCGATTTGTTGCCGTTGTCACTCCGATTTATTGTTATACAGCAAAGGCTCAAACAGCACCCCTTAACGCGCCGGGAGGGTCGGTAACCGTGCAACCGGGTTCGGCTCCAACGGGAACGGCTGCTCCTGCCATGTCGTCCGTTACGGCACCAGATCCTAATGCGCCGGTGCCCGCCTTGACAATTAGCGGCTTCAAGCGGTTTGGTGATCCTATGCTTGAGTCGCTTATTCAACTGGGTTTGGAAAATAGTCCGAATTTAAAGGCGGCTTTAAGTCGTTTGGAAGAGTCGCGGATTCGGGTTAAAGTGGCGCAATCATTTTTGTCGCCATCTCTACGGAGTTCATTGCTCGCTACAACCCAGAGTCTATCCGAACATCGTCCTCTTTCGGTTGCAACGGCGGCACCCGATCAGGTTCCTCGTTTTCAGTTGAATACGCTCCAGCTGCTACCGATCGATGCCAGCTATGAACTGGATTTGTTTAAGCGGATTCGAAGCAGTATTGCCGTCGCTGACTTGCAGGCGCAGGCCAGCGATGCCGATTATCAGTCGTTCCGGCTCACGCTGGCTTCCGATATTGCCCGCACGTATATGCTTATTCGGGGAAACGATGCTGAGCAGGCTGTTTTTCGCCGGAATATTCAGTCTCGCGATACAACGCTGTCTATCATCCGTGAACGATTTCGGGTTGGGCTGATCAATCAGATCGATGTACAACGGGCCGAAACGGATTATGCGACGCTGCAAGTGACGCTTAAAGGACTCGAACGAGCACGTACTGAGCTGGTCAATGGTCTGGCCCAATTGTGTGCTCAGGACCCTACGCAGTTTTCGATACCAGCCGGAACGTTGCCCGCAACAGTGCCAACCTATCCGTATGCGGCTGTTCAGGTTGATCAGCTACAGCGCCGTCCGGATCTGTTGCAGTTTACACGGCAGAATCAGATTGCCGCTGCTCAGGTTACTCTTCAGCAGGCCAGTACATTGCCAAGGGTAACGCTGGTTGGATCAGGTGGGGTGCTGTCGGGTCGACTTGGGCCATGGTTTACACCGAGCAGTGCAACATATATTGTTGGTGTCAACGCATCGGTTCCGTTGTATGAAGGCCACCGGGCACGTCAGAATATCCTCCTTTCCAAACAGCTCACGCAGACCAGCCAGCAGACCTATTTGCAGGCATTGCAGCTGGCGCAGCGTGATGCCGAAACGGCTTTGGATAATTTAACCCTCTTACGGCAACAAATAGATTTGCAGGGGCAAACACTGACACTGGCCCGCCGAACAGAACAATACAATCGTGAATTATATGTTCGTGGACTGGCAACTTATCTGGAAGTTCTGGATGCACAACGGACAATTTTAACGACTGAGCAACAACTGGTCCAGCTTAGAAGCCAGGAAACCCAATATGCCGTAGCGCTGCTAAGAGCTGTGGGTGGTGACTGGTAG
- a CDS encoding cytochrome b5 domain-containing protein, with amino-acid sequence MSIDPLLQKNYTRAQLALRNGSDRDEIWCAYAGIIYDVSTSRLWRNGKHYEHWAGQDLTAELVDAPHADWVFAKFPIVGRLVY; translated from the coding sequence ATGTCTATTGACCCGCTTTTGCAAAAAAACTATACCCGAGCACAACTGGCCCTTCGTAATGGTTCTGATCGTGATGAGATCTGGTGCGCCTATGCTGGTATTATCTACGACGTATCGACCTCACGACTCTGGCGAAACGGCAAACATTACGAACATTGGGCTGGTCAGGATCTTACCGCCGAACTTGTCGATGCGCCACATGCTGACTGGGTGTTTGCTAAATTCCCAATCGTAGGGCGTCTGGTCTATTAG
- the thiL gene encoding thiamine-phosphate kinase: MTDLNTIGEFGLIERIRQATPAPKHADTIRGIGDDAAVFNWGDDYGLLATDMLVEGIHFDLMYVPLKHLGYKAVAVNVSDIAAMNGLPLQITVSIGLSSRFPVEAVDELYEGIRMACEAYNVDLVGGDTTASRSGLIISISVLGKVPKDLITYRNTAQPNDVVCVTGDLGAAYLGLQLLEREKQVYLADPNMQPNLSEERSYLIQRQLRPDARTDIVHELRDLGIRPTSMIDISDGLASELLHICRQSGTGAVIFDENIPVDDQTHLAADEFKISPITAALNGGEDYELLFTVRPQEFDKLSTNARITAIGYLTANPDQVVLATKAGQQTPIRAQGWESLAKS; encoded by the coding sequence ATGACTGATCTTAATACCATTGGCGAATTTGGCCTGATTGAACGTATCCGACAGGCAACGCCAGCGCCGAAACACGCTGATACCATTCGTGGTATCGGCGACGATGCGGCTGTTTTTAACTGGGGCGATGATTATGGCCTCCTGGCGACCGATATGCTCGTTGAGGGCATTCATTTCGACCTCATGTATGTTCCCTTAAAACACCTTGGCTATAAAGCCGTAGCCGTTAATGTGTCAGACATTGCAGCGATGAATGGCCTGCCCCTTCAGATTACCGTATCTATTGGGCTGAGCAGCCGGTTTCCGGTCGAAGCCGTCGATGAGTTATACGAAGGCATTCGAATGGCCTGTGAGGCCTACAATGTCGATTTAGTAGGTGGCGACACAACGGCCTCGCGGTCGGGGCTGATTATTTCGATATCGGTGCTGGGTAAAGTCCCTAAAGACCTGATCACTTATCGGAATACCGCTCAGCCTAATGATGTGGTCTGCGTTACGGGCGACCTGGGAGCGGCTTACCTTGGCCTTCAGTTACTGGAACGAGAGAAGCAGGTTTATCTGGCCGATCCAAACATGCAGCCCAATTTATCGGAAGAACGGTCGTATCTGATCCAGCGTCAGCTCCGGCCCGATGCCCGCACCGACATTGTTCATGAACTCCGCGATCTGGGCATTCGCCCGACGTCGATGATTGATATTTCGGACGGTTTGGCGTCTGAGTTACTTCACATTTGTCGACAATCGGGCACAGGTGCTGTGATTTTTGACGAAAACATCCCGGTTGATGATCAGACCCACTTAGCCGCTGACGAATTTAAAATCAGCCCGATCACGGCTGCCCTGAATGGTGGAGAGGATTATGAATTACTCTTCACCGTACGCCCACAGGAGTTCGATAAATTGTCGACCAACGCCCGAATAACGGCAATCGGCTACCTAACGGCCAATCCGGATCAGGTTGTTCTGGCGACCAAAGCAGGCCAGCAGACACCCATTCGGGCACAGGGCTGGGAGAGTTTAGCGAAGTCATAA
- a CDS encoding DinB family protein has product MDHYKSLIKYNIQSNQRVLAQLRDFPQHEFEKELGGSFPSLKLTIRHLLESDWIWLKRWQGEPLATLPTHWETNAVESIQAIWEPIQDDIDAYFSVCLPDQLERSVRFTTKKGDTFALLLWQTINHVVNHGTYHRGQITNMVRMLGYQPVVTELFLFFNENNRVEQSNTLS; this is encoded by the coding sequence ATGGATCACTACAAAAGCTTAATTAAGTACAACATCCAGTCAAACCAACGTGTTTTAGCTCAATTACGGGATTTCCCTCAGCATGAATTTGAGAAAGAATTGGGTGGCAGCTTTCCTTCCCTAAAGTTAACCATACGGCATTTACTTGAATCAGACTGGATTTGGCTCAAACGATGGCAGGGTGAACCCCTGGCTACGCTTCCTACTCATTGGGAGACGAACGCCGTCGAATCGATTCAGGCAATTTGGGAGCCAATTCAGGATGACATAGACGCCTATTTTTCGGTATGCCTGCCTGACCAACTGGAACGAAGCGTTCGGTTTACGACGAAAAAAGGAGATACCTTCGCGCTCCTGCTGTGGCAAACAATTAATCATGTGGTTAACCACGGCACTTACCACCGGGGACAAATCACAAATATGGTCAGAATGTTGGGGTATCAGCCTGTAGTGACAGAACTGTTTCTCTTTTTCAACGAGAACAATCGAGTGGAGCAATCAAATACGCTCAGTTAG
- a CDS encoding cyclase family protein, with the protein MQKRVKFDFELYFTNGGSLKGEDFRLDIEGDDISEQALIDYIIADLRLLMVGKANILNKEILTEAHKRTPIREAKQSRLIDLSHTIEDGLVTYKGLPAPIVCDYLSRETSRQFYEAGTEFQIGKIEMVTNTGTYIDCPFHRYEQGKDLSEVGLEAFTDLEGTVIHVPYTETLAVTESHLQNYEIRNRAVLIRTGWDQFWNTETYYENHPFLTAGAATYLRDCGVKLVGIDSHNIDDTRGKSRPVHTTLLGSDILIVEHLCNLSLLPTDGFTFSAAPPKFKGVGTFPVRALAKLN; encoded by the coding sequence ATGCAAAAGCGTGTCAAATTCGATTTTGAGTTGTATTTCACCAATGGTGGCAGCCTAAAGGGAGAAGACTTTCGATTAGATATTGAAGGCGACGACATTTCAGAGCAGGCTTTGATTGACTATATCATTGCCGATCTGCGCTTATTGATGGTCGGCAAGGCCAACATTCTCAACAAAGAAATTCTGACGGAAGCCCACAAAAGAACCCCTATCCGTGAAGCAAAACAAAGTCGGCTGATCGATCTGAGCCATACGATCGAAGATGGCCTTGTCACGTATAAAGGTCTTCCTGCCCCCATTGTCTGCGATTATCTAAGCCGTGAGACTTCCCGGCAATTTTATGAAGCGGGGACAGAATTTCAGATTGGTAAGATTGAGATGGTTACCAATACCGGTACGTACATAGATTGTCCTTTTCACCGGTATGAACAGGGCAAAGACCTGTCGGAAGTGGGGTTGGAAGCATTTACGGACTTAGAAGGCACCGTTATTCATGTTCCCTATACCGAAACGCTGGCCGTTACGGAGAGTCATTTACAAAACTATGAAATCAGAAATCGCGCCGTTCTGATTCGTACCGGCTGGGATCAATTCTGGAATACCGAAACCTATTACGAAAACCACCCTTTCCTGACGGCCGGGGCCGCTACGTATCTGCGTGATTGTGGTGTAAAGCTGGTTGGTATTGACTCGCACAATATTGACGATACACGTGGTAAAAGCCGTCCGGTTCACACTACTTTACTGGGTTCCGACATTTTAATAGTCGAGCATCTCTGTAACTTATCGTTGCTACCAACCGACGGCTTCACGTTTAGTGCTGCCCCGCCAAAATTTAAAGGCGTCGGTACATTTCCGGTGAGGGCTCTGGCTAAGCTCAACTGA
- a CDS encoding DUF952 domain-containing protein encodes MDLIYHIVSASVWANYETELIYEADSLGTEGFIHLSTKEQVPGVLERYYQNIPDLLLLHVDPAQLLHELIYEVSTNNERFPHLYGPLNKDAVMTVERLNQLPINQPV; translated from the coding sequence ATGGACTTGATTTATCATATCGTTTCAGCGTCGGTCTGGGCGAACTACGAAACAGAATTGATTTATGAAGCCGACAGTTTAGGGACTGAAGGCTTCATTCATCTGTCTACAAAAGAGCAGGTGCCGGGTGTGCTGGAGCGGTATTATCAGAACATACCTGATTTATTGCTGCTCCATGTCGATCCGGCGCAGTTGCTCCATGAGTTAATCTATGAGGTTTCGACCAACAACGAACGTTTTCCGCATCTCTATGGCCCACTTAACAAAGATGCCGTTATGACCGTAGAACGTTTGAACCAATTGCCTATCAATCAACCTGTATGA
- a CDS encoding BadF/BadG/BcrA/BcrD ATPase family protein: MNDILIADSGSTKTDWRLVRANGVTRAIQTNGFNPYYQTTEQIISTLQAQLLPELSGATITSAFFYGAGCSGPPVNYIISDALRAVLPDLAVVEVNSDMLGAARGATGREPGIVCILGTGSNACCYDGHSISRGIQTLGFWLGDEGSGGYLGKTIVRDFFQERLPVHLKAAFQKRYALDRPTLLENAYQKPFPNRYFASFTPFLSEHIADAYIDRLVTDAFTLFLSTYVTGFPEADLQPVHFVGSIAHYFAEQLHKAVKQTGLTMGRILKAPATELVDFHRQAV, from the coding sequence ATGAACGATATTCTTATTGCTGATAGCGGATCTACCAAAACCGATTGGCGACTTGTTAGGGCTAATGGCGTGACCCGCGCTATTCAAACGAACGGTTTTAATCCCTATTATCAAACAACAGAACAGATTATAAGCACGCTACAGGCTCAGTTGCTACCCGAACTGAGTGGTGCAACCATAACGTCTGCCTTTTTCTATGGTGCCGGGTGCAGTGGCCCGCCCGTAAATTACATCATATCAGATGCCTTACGGGCGGTTCTTCCTGATCTGGCAGTCGTCGAGGTAAACAGTGATATGCTGGGTGCCGCACGGGGAGCAACCGGGCGTGAGCCTGGAATCGTTTGTATTTTAGGAACCGGATCAAATGCCTGTTGCTATGATGGACATTCTATTTCGCGCGGTATTCAAACGCTGGGATTCTGGCTTGGCGACGAAGGGAGTGGTGGGTATTTGGGCAAAACCATAGTTCGGGATTTTTTTCAGGAGCGCCTGCCCGTTCATTTGAAAGCGGCTTTTCAAAAACGGTATGCACTCGACCGTCCGACGCTGCTGGAAAACGCCTATCAGAAACCCTTCCCGAATCGTTATTTCGCGTCGTTTACCCCGTTCCTGTCCGAGCATATCGCAGACGCCTATATCGACCGGCTGGTGACAGATGCTTTCACTTTATTCCTGTCGACATACGTAACTGGTTTTCCTGAAGCCGATCTGCAGCCGGTTCATTTTGTTGGATCAATTGCTCATTATTTTGCGGAACAATTGCATAAGGCCGTCAAACAAACCGGTTTAACAATGGGTCGTATCCTAAAAGCGCCTGCCACAGAGTTGGTTGATTTTCATAGGCAAGCTGTGTGA
- a CDS encoding mannose-1-phosphate guanylyltransferase, with protein sequence MNHTYVIIMAGGVGTRFWPFSRTSYPKQFHDVLGTGRTLLQQTADRFNGVCPPENIFIVTSSLYKDLCQQQLPQLTDDQVLCEPIARNTAPCIAYACYKIAQHDPEANIIVAPADHIILKEEEFQRTILTALEATKNQNILVTLGIQPSRPDTGYGYIQYIPEPDQANSKQHPLKVKTFTEKPHLELAQQFVESGEFVWNAGIFVWNVQSIIKSFEKYLPEVAEIFDEGKEDYYTESEAAFIDKAYSLTKSISIDNGIMEKAENVFVVLSDFGWSDLGTWKSLYEVSDKNDDFNVIDGHVLLYDTKNCIIKTPKDRLVAINGLDGFIVAEYDNVLMICRKEDEQKVKAFVADAKERGTHFV encoded by the coding sequence ATGAATCATACGTATGTTATCATTATGGCAGGGGGCGTCGGAACGCGGTTTTGGCCCTTTAGCCGGACAAGTTATCCAAAGCAATTTCATGATGTTTTAGGCACTGGCCGAACACTTCTTCAACAAACTGCCGATCGTTTCAACGGTGTTTGCCCTCCCGAAAATATCTTCATCGTAACCAGTTCTTTATACAAGGATCTGTGTCAGCAACAACTGCCGCAGCTTACCGATGATCAGGTATTGTGTGAACCCATTGCGCGCAATACGGCTCCCTGTATTGCCTATGCGTGTTATAAAATTGCCCAGCACGATCCGGAAGCGAACATTATCGTCGCTCCAGCCGATCATATTATTCTGAAAGAGGAAGAGTTTCAGCGCACGATTCTTACCGCTCTGGAAGCCACAAAAAATCAGAATATTCTGGTAACGCTGGGCATTCAGCCGAGCCGCCCCGACACCGGTTATGGTTATATTCAGTACATCCCGGAACCGGATCAGGCGAACAGCAAGCAACATCCGTTGAAGGTGAAAACTTTTACCGAGAAACCGCACCTTGAACTGGCGCAACAATTTGTTGAAAGTGGTGAATTTGTCTGGAATGCCGGGATTTTCGTCTGGAATGTACAGTCGATAATCAAGTCCTTCGAGAAGTACCTGCCCGAAGTTGCCGAAATTTTTGACGAAGGGAAAGAAGATTATTATACCGAAAGCGAGGCCGCTTTTATTGACAAAGCCTATTCATTGACGAAGAGTATTTCCATTGATAACGGTATCATGGAAAAAGCGGAGAACGTTTTTGTTGTGCTGAGCGACTTTGGCTGGTCAGATCTGGGTACCTGGAAATCATTGTATGAAGTATCGGACAAAAACGACGACTTCAACGTGATCGATGGCCATGTTTTACTGTACGATACTAAAAACTGCATTATCAAAACGCCTAAAGATCGGCTGGTCGCCATCAATGGGCTGGATGGGTTTATCGTAGCCGAATATGACAATGTGCTGATGATCTGCCGCAAAGAAGACGAGCAGAAAGTTAAAGCCTTTGTTGCCGACGCTAAAGAAAGAGGCACACATTTTGTATAG
- the bla gene encoding subclass B1 metallo-beta-lactamase: MRYLCFALISFLIGQSLYAQSPEFRVESIKPSVYVHTSYMLYSGQPFPSNGLVIETKKGVVLVDTPWDTLQTRQLLDWISTNLKRPVLLAIVTHAHDDRLAGTELLRRQGARVICTPLTARLAKAKNHPVPDAILPNDTTLNIGGVRIETYFPGRGHSPDNIVVWLPKQKLLFGGCLIKSVEASGLGNIADADLSEWPATIRRVHERFPKIDVLVPGHQSWKTNDTSIAIPFGHPALQRTINLLDRKGG; this comes from the coding sequence ATGCGGTATTTATGTTTTGCGCTGATCAGTTTCCTGATTGGACAATCGCTATACGCTCAATCGCCAGAATTCCGGGTCGAATCGATCAAGCCCTCCGTTTATGTTCACACGTCCTACATGCTGTATAGTGGCCAGCCTTTTCCGTCAAATGGATTAGTCATTGAAACGAAAAAAGGCGTTGTTCTGGTCGATACACCCTGGGATACCCTACAAACACGCCAGCTTCTCGACTGGATCAGTACCAACCTGAAGCGGCCCGTCTTATTAGCCATTGTTACCCACGCTCATGATGATCGGCTGGCCGGTACAGAACTACTAAGACGACAAGGGGCGAGGGTGATTTGCACACCCTTAACGGCCAGACTGGCCAAAGCGAAAAACCACCCCGTTCCTGATGCTATTTTACCGAATGACACCACGCTGAACATAGGTGGCGTACGAATTGAAACCTACTTTCCGGGCCGCGGCCATTCTCCCGACAATATCGTCGTGTGGTTACCGAAACAGAAACTTCTCTTCGGCGGATGCCTGATTAAAAGCGTTGAAGCCAGTGGATTAGGCAATATTGCCGACGCCGATCTAAGCGAATGGCCTGCAACGATCCGTCGCGTACACGAACGCTTTCCCAAGATCGATGTACTCGTTCCGGGGCATCAAAGCTGGAAAACAAACGATACGTCAATCGCAATTCCTTTCGGCCATCCGGCCTTGCAGCGTACAATAAATCTACTGGACCGTAAAGGCGGTTGA
- a CDS encoding efflux RND transporter periplasmic adaptor subunit — MKALRVIIPLLLLIALFVFAGVLPRIKNSQELKAAATEERNREPIVNVVSLKHSSDTTGLTLPGQIQPYRQTPLYARTQGFLRRWYVDIGAQVKQGQVLATIDAPELDQDIVRAKADQQLAQTNLERLQSVQLPGAVAKQDVDTRQSAVAVAQATLGRLQALKDLQQVRAPFSGVITARTAENGTLVSPGTGQPLFTISELGTLRVFVDVPQTYYQSVKVGMPATVVIPELKNRTFLGKVVRTSGTLRSDSRTLLAEVAIPNPKQELPSGLYSQVRFDMIAASSPVLIPANALQMTSDGPRVVVVESDQRVRFVPITLGRDYGTTLEASSGLTGQERVVTNPNDRLRDGQKVRFRKPVAEKTVAQR, encoded by the coding sequence ATGAAAGCGTTACGAGTTATCATTCCCCTGTTGCTACTGATCGCGCTGTTTGTGTTTGCGGGTGTATTGCCGCGCATAAAGAACAGCCAGGAGCTGAAAGCTGCGGCCACTGAAGAACGAAATCGTGAACCGATTGTAAACGTCGTGTCGCTCAAACACTCGTCTGACACGACCGGTTTGACGTTGCCCGGACAGATTCAGCCCTATCGTCAGACACCCCTTTATGCCCGAACACAGGGTTTTTTGCGTCGCTGGTATGTCGATATCGGTGCGCAGGTAAAGCAAGGTCAGGTTCTGGCAACGATCGATGCGCCTGAGCTTGATCAGGATATTGTTCGGGCCAAAGCCGACCAGCAACTTGCACAAACGAATCTGGAACGCTTACAGAGCGTTCAGTTGCCGGGCGCAGTTGCGAAGCAGGATGTCGATACCCGTCAGTCGGCCGTTGCTGTAGCACAGGCAACCCTGGGTCGCTTGCAGGCCCTGAAAGATTTACAGCAGGTGCGTGCTCCATTCAGTGGTGTCATTACGGCCCGGACGGCTGAAAATGGGACACTAGTGTCGCCAGGCACAGGACAACCACTTTTTACGATCTCCGAATTAGGTACGTTGCGGGTTTTCGTCGATGTACCACAAACCTATTATCAGTCTGTGAAGGTTGGTATGCCGGCAACGGTTGTCATACCAGAGTTGAAAAATCGAACATTTCTGGGAAAAGTTGTCCGAACATCGGGCACGTTGCGCAGCGATTCGCGAACTTTGCTGGCTGAAGTAGCGATTCCGAATCCGAAGCAGGAATTACCATCGGGATTATACAGTCAGGTGCGATTTGATATGATTGCCGCCAGCTCGCCCGTTCTGATTCCGGCGAATGCGTTGCAGATGACTTCGGACGGTCCACGGGTTGTGGTTGTCGAGTCGGATCAGCGCGTACGATTTGTGCCGATTACACTTGGTCGCGATTACGGAACAACGCTCGAAGCATCGAGTGGTCTGACTGGTCAGGAACGTGTCGTAACCAATCCTAATGATCGGCTCCGCGATGGCCAGAAAGTCCGCTTCCGCAAACCAGTTGCTGAAAAAACTGTAGCCCAACGATGA